In a genomic window of Virgibacillus sp. SK37:
- a CDS encoding SDR family NAD(P)-dependent oxidoreductase, with amino-acid sequence MGRLDNKVAIVTGAGGGQGKSEALLFAKEGAKVVVTDVQEDKVKEVVEEIKSNGGEAIGFFHDVSSEDGWKEAVEKAVEEFGKIDVLVNNAGITIQKPMHETTVAEWDKIMNINLTGTFLGMKHVVPVMQKNGGGSIVNISSTSGLTGGGGASPYTASKGAVRMLSKAAAVDYAKDRIRVNSVHPGIIITPMTEKMFQDEQMSNWAHSVTPLPDLGDPDDVAYGVLYLASDEAKFVTGIELPIEGGYTAK; translated from the coding sequence ATGGGAAGATTAGATAATAAAGTAGCTATAGTTACCGGTGCAGGTGGCGGACAAGGTAAATCAGAAGCATTACTTTTTGCGAAAGAAGGAGCAAAAGTAGTTGTAACTGACGTACAAGAAGACAAAGTAAAAGAAGTAGTAGAAGAAATTAAAAGCAATGGTGGAGAAGCAATTGGATTTTTCCATGATGTTTCCAGTGAAGATGGCTGGAAGGAAGCAGTTGAAAAAGCTGTAGAAGAATTTGGGAAAATTGATGTACTTGTCAACAATGCAGGTATTACTATTCAAAAACCTATGCATGAAACTACTGTAGCAGAATGGGATAAAATTATGAATATCAATCTTACTGGTACATTCCTTGGTATGAAGCATGTTGTTCCAGTTATGCAAAAAAATGGGGGAGGAAGTATTGTTAATATCTCTTCAACTTCAGGTTTAACTGGTGGTGGCGGTGCAAGCCCTTATACTGCTTCTAAAGGTGCAGTGAGAATGCTTTCCAAAGCTGCAGCAGTTGACTATGCAAAAGACAGAATCCGTGTAAATTCTGTACACCCTGGTATCATTATCACTCCAATGACAGAAAAAATGTTCCAAGATGAGCAAATGAGTAACTGGGCTCATTCTGTAACACCACTTCCAGACCTTGGTGATCCAGATGACGTAGCATATGGTGTATTATACCTAGCTTCCGATGAAGCGAAATTTGTTACAGGTATTGAATTACCAATCGAAGGTGGATATACAGCTAAATAA
- a CDS encoding tellurite resistance/C4-dicarboxylate transporter family protein, with protein MVIPFITRKAQHLFPGYFALVMATGALSIGSYMLGYLLFSNILLAINTVAYAVLWVLTIIRILFYFQNIIQDVTHHMKGPGFFTLVAGTSVYGSQIIIVGHSHLMSQALWIVAIVLWVIIMYTFFTAVTIRKEKPTIEEGINGAWLIASVATQSVSILGTLLSPYMAGQTREGVLFFTLAMYFLGCMLYLNIITLIFYRFTFVKFKFEALTPPYWINMGAVAITTLAGSTLILHADLWQLLDQITPFLKGFTLFFWITGTWWIPLLFILMIWRHVINQHPISYEPQYWGMAFPLAMYMTSTYQFSKAVEVEFLMFVPHIMFYIAIAAWLFGFIGLLHSLWMELKGKSYL; from the coding sequence ATGGTGATTCCGTTTATAACAAGAAAAGCGCAACATCTATTTCCAGGTTACTTTGCGTTAGTTATGGCAACTGGTGCTTTATCGATCGGCTCTTATATGTTAGGGTATTTGCTTTTTTCCAATATATTATTAGCGATTAATACTGTTGCGTATGCGGTATTATGGGTGTTGACGATTATACGTATTCTTTTTTACTTCCAAAATATTATTCAAGACGTAACTCACCATATGAAGGGGCCAGGTTTCTTTACATTAGTGGCAGGCACCTCCGTCTATGGGAGCCAAATAATTATAGTCGGCCACAGTCATCTAATGTCACAAGCTTTATGGATTGTTGCCATCGTTCTTTGGGTTATTATTATGTATACTTTTTTTACAGCTGTCACGATTCGGAAAGAAAAGCCAACCATTGAGGAAGGGATTAATGGAGCGTGGCTGATCGCATCTGTGGCTACACAGTCCGTATCTATTTTAGGAACATTGCTCTCTCCCTATATGGCTGGACAAACAAGAGAGGGTGTATTGTTTTTCACCTTAGCTATGTACTTTCTTGGCTGTATGCTATATCTGAATATAATTACATTGATCTTTTACCGTTTTACCTTTGTGAAGTTTAAGTTTGAAGCATTAACACCCCCATACTGGATTAACATGGGTGCTGTAGCTATAACTACCTTAGCAGGCTCCACATTGATACTCCATGCGGATTTATGGCAGCTGCTTGACCAAATCACTCCCTTTTTAAAAGGATTTACATTATTCTTTTGGATAACAGGAACATGGTGGATCCCTCTATTGTTTATATTAATGATCTGGCGACACGTTATTAATCAACATCCGATTAGTTATGAGCCGCAATACTGGGGAATGGCCTTTCCATTGGCTATGTATATGACAAGTACATATCAATTTTCTAAAGCAGTAGAAGTAGAATTTCTCATGTTTGTTCCTCACATTATGTTTTATATTGCTATCGCTGCATGGTTATTTGGATTTATAGGCCTGCTTCACAGCTTATGGATGGAATTGAAAGGGAAAAGTTACTTATAA
- a CDS encoding AAA family ATPase, which yields MKPLKLTMTAFGPYKRTEIVDFNELEDNRLFVISGNTGAGKTTIFDAICFALYGSASGQDRENTLMLRSDFAEDDTHTAVELLFELKGRYYRVLRQLGHVKKGNKSKTGDRFEFYEQVEEREIPCVDRQIVSEIDKKIEMLIGLTQDQFKQIVMLPQGEFRKLLTSQTENKEEILRRLFKTQTYQHISERLRIRKSKVEEAYNKAVQTRDTYIQHISATLPFREDAQLFQVLGEAHFNENQVVAGLEKEIEFYEERIKQDEETYEQAYKLHAQKQVEFSRAEAINKQWEELSDKEAQWKELQEKAPQYEEKENKLQQAERATHIYPYEKQRVDLKRDYQQKEQTLQQAQNAEQIAAKKVEESLASFQKEEGNQGEREALRKKLDQLYEFLPIVQEIDQTKRLLQQQKQDGKQIAEKIKEATAKHQQYKNKRDSYRNEIKVLDQSPNELVKKNNQRNEMLNQYKLVEEFIETKNKQVKLEEEVQQKQTNYEMRKKKYEKIENTWLNGQASILASHLHEGEACPVCGSEHHPNKAADEEASVTKEELENARKELEKIDEIYRTSVADWKAVKAQYEKRAADLSEINIPVNEAEEAKETILQQGRQLKKDIINLEAATEKVKQLKEELEKTEQHIEQVTEQEEKLEKQYQELNEKYNTTYAVYQERIGKIPEQIRQLSELRQAITEAEKKKEKMEEAWDKVQRELQKAKEEQTKVNTDLIHATNQLEETKRKQLDAEREWNNALDQAGFIDTKAYEEAKMSEIARKEAKREIEEYKQKRVTLQYRVDELKAALKDKKQLDLSLLEAQLQELKSAYETALKTVQQTKEWYKEAQQLKENILKSNEQVRKIDQQLGTVSDLFNVVRGQNDRKISFERYLQIEYLEQIIDVANQRLRRLSNGQFQLIRSDRQESHGRQSGLALDVYDAYTGQTRDVKSLSGGEKFNASLCLALGMSDVIQSFQGNITIDTMFIDEGFGTLDEESLNKAIDTLVDLQQSGRMIGVISHVQELKAIFPAILEVKKTKEGSSETAFVLK from the coding sequence ATGAAGCCATTAAAATTAACGATGACGGCATTTGGGCCGTATAAGAGAACGGAGATTGTTGATTTTAACGAATTAGAAGATAATCGTTTATTTGTTATTTCCGGCAATACCGGGGCAGGAAAAACAACAATCTTTGACGCCATTTGTTTTGCTTTATATGGAAGTGCAAGTGGACAAGACAGGGAAAACACCTTGATGTTACGAAGTGATTTTGCTGAAGATGATACACATACTGCGGTTGAATTGCTTTTTGAATTAAAAGGTCGTTATTACCGGGTTCTTCGTCAGCTTGGTCATGTTAAAAAAGGAAACAAATCCAAAACAGGGGATCGCTTTGAATTCTATGAACAAGTGGAAGAAAGAGAGATTCCTTGCGTAGACAGGCAAATTGTTTCGGAAATAGATAAAAAGATAGAGATGTTAATTGGGCTTACTCAGGATCAGTTCAAACAAATCGTTATGCTTCCCCAAGGAGAGTTTCGAAAGTTATTGACTTCGCAAACTGAAAATAAAGAAGAGATTTTAAGGAGACTTTTTAAAACACAAACCTATCAACATATCAGTGAACGGTTACGTATACGAAAAAGCAAAGTGGAGGAAGCGTATAATAAAGCAGTGCAAACCAGAGATACATATATTCAGCATATTAGTGCTACGCTCCCTTTTCGAGAAGATGCACAACTTTTTCAGGTCTTGGGTGAAGCGCATTTTAATGAAAATCAAGTTGTAGCTGGTTTAGAAAAAGAAATTGAGTTTTACGAGGAACGGATTAAACAAGATGAGGAAACATATGAACAGGCGTACAAGCTACATGCACAAAAACAGGTAGAATTTTCCCGTGCGGAAGCAATTAATAAGCAGTGGGAAGAACTGTCAGACAAAGAGGCTCAATGGAAGGAATTGCAGGAAAAAGCACCTCAATATGAAGAAAAGGAAAATAAACTTCAACAAGCTGAACGGGCTACACATATTTATCCATATGAAAAACAACGTGTTGATTTAAAGAGAGATTATCAACAGAAAGAACAAACACTGCAACAAGCCCAAAACGCAGAACAAATTGCTGCTAAAAAAGTAGAGGAATCTCTTGCTTCTTTTCAAAAGGAAGAAGGTAACCAAGGGGAACGGGAAGCGCTTCGGAAAAAGCTTGATCAGTTATATGAGTTTTTGCCAATTGTACAAGAAATAGATCAAACAAAGCGATTATTACAGCAACAAAAGCAAGATGGAAAGCAGATAGCCGAAAAAATTAAAGAAGCTACTGCAAAACATCAGCAGTATAAAAATAAGCGAGATTCTTACAGAAATGAGATAAAGGTATTAGATCAATCCCCAAACGAGTTAGTAAAAAAGAACAATCAACGAAATGAAATGTTGAATCAATATAAATTGGTTGAAGAGTTTATTGAGACGAAAAATAAACAGGTGAAATTGGAAGAGGAAGTCCAACAAAAGCAAACTAATTATGAAATGAGAAAGAAAAAATATGAGAAAATAGAAAATACGTGGCTGAATGGTCAAGCAAGCATACTTGCAAGCCATCTCCATGAAGGTGAAGCTTGTCCCGTTTGCGGAAGTGAGCACCATCCGAACAAAGCAGCTGATGAAGAAGCTAGTGTAACAAAAGAGGAGTTGGAGAATGCTCGCAAGGAACTTGAAAAAATAGATGAAATTTATCGCACCAGTGTTGCCGATTGGAAAGCTGTTAAAGCACAGTATGAAAAAAGAGCTGCAGATTTATCTGAAATTAATATTCCTGTAAATGAGGCGGAAGAAGCAAAGGAAACTATTTTGCAACAGGGCCGCCAACTAAAAAAGGATATTATAAATTTGGAAGCTGCAACAGAGAAAGTTAAACAGCTAAAAGAAGAGTTGGAAAAAACGGAGCAACATATTGAACAGGTAACCGAACAGGAAGAGAAGCTGGAGAAACAATACCAGGAATTAAATGAAAAATATAATACTACTTATGCAGTTTATCAAGAACGCATTGGTAAAATCCCTGAACAAATTCGGCAGCTTTCTGAACTAAGACAAGCTATTACCGAGGCCGAAAAGAAAAAAGAGAAAATGGAAGAAGCGTGGGATAAGGTTCAGCGAGAGCTTCAGAAGGCGAAAGAAGAGCAGACGAAGGTAAATACGGATTTAATCCATGCAACAAATCAACTTGAAGAGACAAAGAGAAAGCAACTAGACGCTGAACGTGAATGGAACAATGCGCTTGACCAAGCAGGTTTTATAGACACAAAAGCGTATGAAGAGGCGAAGATGTCGGAAATTGCTCGTAAAGAAGCAAAGCGGGAGATCGAAGAATACAAACAGAAACGGGTAACCCTCCAATATCGAGTAGATGAATTGAAAGCAGCATTGAAGGACAAAAAGCAATTGGATCTTTCTTTGCTTGAAGCTCAACTTCAAGAGCTTAAAAGCGCTTATGAAACAGCACTGAAAACAGTACAACAGACAAAAGAATGGTATAAGGAAGCGCAACAACTTAAAGAAAATATATTAAAATCAAATGAACAAGTTCGAAAGATAGACCAACAACTGGGTACAGTTTCTGATTTGTTTAATGTTGTTCGTGGACAAAATGACCGTAAAATATCATTCGAACGATATTTGCAAATTGAATACCTCGAACAAATTATTGATGTTGCGAATCAGCGTTTGCGGAGGTTATCCAATGGACAATTTCAACTAATTCGCAGTGACCGGCAGGAATCACACGGAAGACAAAGCGGATTAGCCCTCGATGTTTATGATGCTTATACTGGCCAAACAAGGGATGTGAAATCATTATCTGGAGGAGAAAAATTTAATGCTTCGCTATGTCTAGCACTCGGTATGTCAGATGTTATCCAGAGTTTTCAAGGAAATATAACGATTGACACGATGTTTATTGATGAGGGATTTGGTACGTTGGATGAAGAATCACTTAATAAGGCAATAGATACATTAGTTGATTTACAACAGTCAGGCAGAATGATTGGAGTTATCTCACATGTACAGGAACTAAAAGCAATTTTCCCTGCAATACTGGAAGTGAAAAAAACTAAAGAAGGCTCAAGTGAAACTGCTTTTGTTTTAAAGTAA
- a CDS encoding exonuclease SbcCD subunit D encodes MKFFHTADWHLGKLVQGIYMTEDQDYILQQFINAVEEEKPDAVIIAGDLYDRAVPPTEAVHLLDEVLDTIVLKLKTPILAIAGNHDSPSRLHFGSKIMRDNGCHIVGNFTSDPKPVVLHDEHGEVHFHLIPYCDPSVVRNTFQDENIRSHNDAMEKIVQQVTSTRQKEARHVFVGHAFVTPYGVEEENTSDSERPLSIGGSEYVDAKHFADFHYTALGHLHQAHFVTSETIRYAGSPLKYSISEENHKKGFHIVEMDGDGHVQVEKRLLSPRRDMRTIEGTLEELLMLPVSEDYVFVKLMDETPVLSPMEKIRSVFPNAMHVERKNYLLSPAEEMNENTVRTQMSDLELFRAFYKEVKGTEVGEETEAIFKEVLNDLLKEENETATEIKEYITK; translated from the coding sequence ATGAAATTTTTTCATACTGCAGATTGGCACTTGGGTAAGCTGGTTCAAGGTATTTACATGACAGAGGACCAAGACTACATATTGCAGCAATTTATCAATGCGGTGGAAGAGGAAAAGCCGGATGCGGTAATAATTGCAGGAGATCTATATGATAGAGCTGTGCCACCTACAGAAGCGGTACATCTGTTGGATGAGGTACTAGATACAATTGTATTAAAGTTAAAAACACCTATTTTAGCTATTGCCGGGAACCATGATAGTCCAAGTCGGCTGCATTTTGGCAGTAAGATCATGAGAGACAATGGCTGTCATATTGTTGGGAATTTCACGAGTGATCCTAAGCCCGTTGTATTACACGATGAGCATGGCGAAGTCCATTTTCATTTAATCCCATATTGTGACCCCAGTGTGGTGAGGAATACTTTTCAGGATGAAAATATCCGCTCCCATAATGATGCGATGGAGAAAATTGTGCAGCAAGTTACCTCTACAAGGCAGAAAGAAGCTCGTCATGTTTTTGTAGGTCACGCATTTGTTACTCCATATGGTGTAGAGGAAGAAAACACAAGTGATTCAGAACGACCACTGTCCATTGGTGGATCTGAATATGTGGACGCAAAGCATTTTGCTGATTTTCACTACACCGCACTAGGCCACTTGCACCAGGCGCATTTCGTAACAAGTGAGACGATTCGGTATGCTGGTTCACCTCTAAAATATTCTATTTCTGAAGAAAATCATAAGAAAGGTTTCCATATTGTGGAGATGGATGGAGATGGGCACGTTCAAGTGGAAAAACGCCTGCTTTCACCTAGAAGAGATATGCGTACGATAGAGGGTACGTTGGAAGAACTTCTTATGTTGCCTGTCAGTGAAGATTATGTATTTGTTAAGCTCATGGATGAGACACCTGTACTTTCTCCAATGGAAAAAATCCGTTCCGTGTTTCCAAATGCGATGCATGTAGAACGTAAAAACTATTTGCTATCTCCTGCGGAAGAAATGAATGAAAATACAGTGCGGACGCAAATGAGTGACCTGGAGCTTTTTAGAGCATTTTACAAAGAAGTAAAAGGGACAGAAGTTGGAGAAGAGACGGAAGCTATTTTTAAAGAAGTTCTTAATGATCTGTTAAAAGAAGAGAATGAAACAGCAACTGAAATAAAAGAATATATTACCAAGTAA
- a CDS encoding HAD family phosphatase: protein MAIVTVDFDGTLYKGDSFKIMFQIAKKEYTSKEWIPVAAGLGKAAISGILKGKNVFKKEFFKAFAKGFRGKTKQEMDTFFEKLVELGKTEVHTELIDRIKEHQSKGDTIILLSGALQPFLEAFVKEVDLRDVHIISTTLTYYPNGVCTGELGNIVNGEGKVTEVKRWMMWAKKEGRLSQEELNEMWAYADSETDIPLFRLADHPVVVNPKSAMKHVAIENAWPLF, encoded by the coding sequence ATGGCTATAGTAACTGTAGATTTTGACGGGACCCTTTATAAGGGAGATTCATTTAAAATTATGTTCCAAATTGCAAAAAAGGAGTACACAAGCAAGGAATGGATTCCTGTAGCAGCCGGATTGGGTAAAGCTGCTATTTCAGGCATATTAAAAGGGAAAAACGTTTTTAAAAAAGAGTTCTTTAAAGCATTTGCTAAGGGGTTCAGAGGTAAGACAAAGCAGGAAATGGATACCTTTTTTGAAAAGCTTGTGGAATTGGGTAAAACGGAAGTACATACAGAACTTATTGACCGAATCAAGGAGCACCAAAGCAAAGGAGATACTATTATCCTTTTGTCAGGAGCCCTACAGCCATTTTTGGAAGCATTCGTAAAGGAAGTTGATCTTAGGGATGTTCATATTATAAGCACAACCTTAACCTATTATCCAAATGGTGTGTGTACAGGTGAACTAGGTAACATAGTAAATGGGGAGGGGAAAGTAACAGAAGTAAAAAGATGGATGATGTGGGCAAAAAAAGAAGGGCGTTTATCTCAGGAAGAGCTTAATGAAATGTGGGCATATGCTGATAGTGAGACAGACATCCCGTTATTTCGTCTCGCAGACCACCCTGTAGTCGTGAATCCGAAGTCAGCAATGAAACATGTAGCTATTGAGAATGCCTGGCCACTATTTTAA